A part of Mesorhizobium japonicum MAFF 303099 genomic DNA contains:
- a CDS encoding DUF4158 domain-containing protein — MALARRGARNRIGIAAQLCLLRHPGFGPRADQSIPA, encoded by the coding sequence ATGGCGCTTGCCAGGCGCGGGGCGCGCAATCGGATAGGCATTGCGGCCCAGCTCTGTCTGTTGCGCCATCCCGGGTTTGGCCCGCGCGCCGATCAATCGATCCCCGCATGA
- a CDS encoding helix-turn-helix domain-containing protein → MNCSAKVVQRWDIPQEEAAKRLGLTRPRTTDLLRGKLANFSLDALVNIAASATSGEATTAFAALVNPALRLRPERC, encoded by the coding sequence ATGAATTGCTCGGCCAAGGTAGTCCAGCGTTGGGACATTCCCCAGGAGGAAGCCGCCAAGCGGCTCGGCCTGACGCGCCCTCGCACCACTGATCTGCTGCGCGGTAAGCTCGCCAACTTCTCGCTTGACGCGCTCGTCAACATCGCCGCTTCCGCAACGAGTGGCGAGGCAACTACTGCTTTTGCGGCTTTAGTGAATCCGGCTCTTCGCCTTCGACCGGAGCGGTGTTAA
- a CDS encoding relaxase/mobilization nuclease domain-containing protein — protein MNLDQSSIQAIADRIRASAAFEDENRKRRHRAMLSFAANDDDWLFKTVRGRKGEGGFGGSQPSEPAVPRSSARELEPPRGKAGRLNLAVPTKRRKLAGGPVSRAAADKLAAGYQPAVLKVISYGHGVARAAAIGQYIQKEGVTLETHDARILATQGAVAEEMKQWGKGFDKRRESEDVATFRLSLAGEESAERLLQAVQAGFAGHGFAYRIDALQDGSSAARVVATMAGHSVVQSENGDKKVKHRFHLSDRRQHDRQFSAPTRAMIASRISEALGVKEDAVSVKPLGEPSHGKAGVVFQLSRLTHDGAAIGADGAAIASEGAVRQTAQSWDKTLNSYKPRDTMHMILSAKAGEDRQALVRAARGFLHEQFPNHKFAFGMHADMAEEGGHIHVHAVVAVKGEDGERLRPGPAKLREWRALYAQHAQAQGMKIVATSAAYRASSQSYGPRDKAIVAAADKPRPGREARDRAYARSNPHVIEKARQRISYAKANPVKIPISARQLQATQTSLQDWRSVAASQPNNAMVSQFIDRMTQAFRSGTVVVAIRDGKGVQMSSEATAAQMRENLKQINETVNKTAAMMNGQTKAEFLRRAAPTMELLAIRTDLKSLQEGGVTHVSEDQAHRIAGARAEALIHRAQEIEAAERLEADRAREIRNRAIEQEIRDERAGSADPTSLEQVAQDREMVRNAESIAAKEARQAQAASEAARALAQNPNERLDPEIVKGERLEELQRLQSRSINTAPVEGEEPDSLKPQKQ, from the coding sequence GTGAACCTCGACCAATCGTCCATACAGGCCATAGCCGATCGGATTCGCGCGAGCGCAGCTTTTGAAGACGAGAACCGCAAGCGCCGGCATCGGGCCATGTTGTCCTTTGCTGCGAATGACGATGATTGGTTGTTCAAGACGGTTCGCGGCCGGAAGGGGGAGGGCGGTTTCGGGGGAAGCCAGCCCTCGGAACCGGCCGTGCCGCGCTCGTCTGCCCGGGAGCTCGAGCCGCCGCGCGGTAAAGCCGGGCGATTAAACCTCGCTGTGCCAACGAAGCGGCGGAAGCTCGCCGGCGGACCTGTATCGAGGGCGGCTGCCGACAAGCTGGCGGCGGGGTATCAGCCGGCCGTTCTGAAGGTGATTTCCTACGGGCATGGCGTCGCGAGGGCAGCCGCCATCGGTCAATATATCCAGAAGGAGGGCGTCACGCTCGAAACTCATGATGCGCGCATCCTCGCAACGCAGGGGGCCGTTGCCGAGGAAATGAAACAGTGGGGCAAGGGCTTCGACAAGCGGCGGGAAAGCGAGGATGTGGCGACGTTCCGGCTTTCGCTGGCAGGGGAGGAGAGTGCCGAGCGCCTTTTACAGGCAGTTCAGGCCGGTTTCGCCGGCCACGGTTTCGCCTATCGCATCGACGCATTGCAGGATGGATCGAGCGCCGCGCGTGTTGTCGCGACAATGGCCGGACACAGCGTCGTGCAGAGTGAGAACGGGGACAAGAAGGTGAAGCATCGGTTTCACCTTTCCGATCGGCGCCAGCATGATCGCCAGTTCTCGGCACCAACCCGGGCCATGATCGCCTCGCGGATCTCCGAGGCGCTTGGTGTCAAGGAGGATGCCGTTTCGGTGAAGCCGCTCGGGGAACCCAGCCACGGCAAAGCCGGTGTCGTGTTCCAGCTCTCGCGCCTCACCCATGACGGAGCGGCGATCGGCGCCGACGGTGCGGCGATCGCGTCTGAGGGTGCGGTTCGGCAGACCGCGCAGTCCTGGGACAAGACCCTGAATTCCTACAAGCCTCGCGACACCATGCACATGATCCTATCGGCCAAGGCGGGCGAGGACAGGCAAGCTCTGGTGAGGGCCGCGCGTGGGTTCCTGCATGAGCAGTTCCCCAATCACAAATTCGCCTTCGGCATGCATGCCGACATGGCCGAGGAGGGCGGCCACATACATGTCCATGCCGTCGTCGCCGTGAAGGGTGAGGACGGTGAGCGCTTGCGACCAGGCCCAGCCAAGCTTCGCGAATGGCGCGCGCTCTACGCTCAGCACGCACAAGCGCAAGGTATGAAAATCGTCGCGACCTCCGCGGCCTATCGTGCGTCATCACAAAGCTATGGTCCGCGCGACAAGGCGATTGTGGCCGCAGCCGACAAGCCGCGGCCGGGCAGGGAGGCGCGGGACCGCGCCTATGCCCGTTCAAACCCGCATGTCATCGAGAAAGCTCGCCAGCGGATCAGCTACGCAAAGGCCAACCCGGTAAAGATTCCGATTTCGGCGCGCCAGCTGCAGGCCACCCAGACAAGCCTTCAGGACTGGCGCTCGGTCGCTGCTTCTCAGCCGAATAACGCGATGGTGAGTCAATTCATTGATCGGATGACGCAAGCCTTCCGATCCGGTACTGTTGTGGTCGCTATTCGAGATGGAAAGGGTGTTCAAATGAGTTCAGAAGCCACCGCGGCCCAGATGCGGGAAAACCTAAAACAGATCAACGAGACCGTTAACAAGACAGCGGCCATGATGAACGGCCAGACCAAAGCGGAGTTCTTGCGGCGCGCGGCGCCCACCATGGAGCTGCTTGCGATCCGGACGGATCTCAAATCCCTGCAGGAAGGTGGCGTCACGCATGTCAGTGAAGATCAGGCCCATCGGATTGCCGGCGCGCGCGCCGAAGCTTTGATCCATCGCGCACAGGAGATCGAGGCCGCTGAGCGGCTTGAGGCCGATCGCGCTCGCGAGATCCGCAACCGCGCCATCGAGCAGGAGATCCGCGACGAACGAGCTGGATCGGCTGATCCGACCTCGCTTGAGCAGGTTGCGCAAGACCGCGAAATGGTGCGCAACGCCGAAAGCATCGCTGCGAAGGAAGCCCGCCAGGCACAAGCCGCAAGCGAAGCCGCGCGTGCATTGGCGCAGAATCCTAACGAGCGGCTTGATCCCGAGATCGTCAAAGGCGAACGGCTCGAAGAACTGCAGCGCCTGCAGTCGAGGAGCATTAACACCGCTCCGGTCGAAGGCGAAGAGCCGGATTCACTAAAGCCGCAAAAGCAGTAG
- a CDS encoding ParA family protein — MPEQRAVQITVASPKGGVGKTVTTILLAGEFAAAGHRVTVLDTDPQLSAVEWSKNSRRAGYALSNIDVIPISSTDELIDRLAQSDAEDLLLVDVQGTAVAALGPAVANADFVLIPTKAHVFDVKQCLGLIRHIRSLGGRHREIPYAVMLNMVSGIEHNTMAFRTAIQLLRQADASVLETFLSQRPTFASIATAGTLYEVRPVNKAVQDARDQTNALTAEIISKLNGATPQ; from the coding sequence ATGCCGGAACAACGCGCGGTGCAAATCACAGTGGCCTCTCCCAAAGGCGGGGTAGGCAAGACCGTGACCACCATCCTGCTCGCTGGCGAGTTCGCCGCCGCTGGTCATCGGGTGACGGTGCTCGACACCGATCCGCAACTGTCCGCGGTGGAATGGAGCAAAAACAGCCGCCGCGCGGGATACGCTCTTTCAAACATCGACGTCATCCCGATCAGCTCGACCGACGAACTTATCGATCGCCTCGCGCAATCCGACGCCGAGGACCTGCTGCTGGTCGATGTCCAGGGCACGGCCGTGGCCGCCCTCGGACCGGCCGTCGCCAACGCCGACTTCGTTCTGATCCCGACGAAAGCGCACGTCTTCGATGTCAAGCAATGCCTCGGTCTGATCCGGCACATCCGCTCGCTTGGCGGACGCCACCGCGAAATTCCCTACGCGGTGATGCTCAACATGGTTTCGGGGATCGAGCACAACACGATGGCCTTCCGCACAGCGATCCAGTTGCTGCGGCAGGCTGATGCCAGCGTGCTTGAGACCTTTTTGTCGCAGCGGCCGACCTTCGCCTCAATCGCAACCGCCGGGACGCTTTACGAAGTCCGGCCTGTGAACAAGGCCGTGCAGGATGCTCGCGACCAGACGAATGCCCTGACCGCCGAGATCATCAGCAAACTGAACGGAGCCACCCCCCAATGA
- a CDS encoding DUF2130 domain-containing protein, whose product MTIQPRILNEPTISCPSCKADIKLNESLAAPLVAATREEYEIRLAQSDASMAARKEELKRQQAEIAAAKEDIGNRVAEQIKLERAAIVVEEARKAKLLLSVDLEDRDNKLAELEATLKARDEKLAEAQQQQAEFLKQQRALDDEKREMALTIERKIQEGLDAVRVKARSEAEDGLKMKVAEKEEQIAGMQRQIEELKRRAEQGSQQLQGEVLELELESLIASRFPMDIIEPVAKGEFGGDVLHRVVGPGGQSCGAILWESKRTKNWSQGWLGKLRSDQRAAKADIALMISEALPFGVETFDLVDGVYVAHPKCAIPIAIMLRQALIELANSRLAQNGQATKMEQVYGYLTGPRFRHRVEAIVEKFSDMQGDLAKERKATTRLWAKREAQIQGVIESTVGMYGDLQGIAGKVMQEIEGLDVLAIEASSPETE is encoded by the coding sequence ATGACCATCCAGCCCAGGATTCTCAATGAACCAACCATCAGCTGTCCAAGCTGCAAGGCCGACATCAAGCTCAACGAGTCGCTCGCAGCCCCATTGGTTGCCGCCACGCGCGAAGAATACGAAATCCGCCTGGCGCAGAGCGACGCATCGATGGCTGCCAGAAAAGAGGAGCTTAAGCGCCAGCAGGCCGAGATCGCCGCCGCCAAAGAGGACATCGGCAACCGGGTGGCTGAGCAAATCAAGCTTGAGCGTGCCGCAATCGTGGTCGAGGAAGCCCGCAAGGCAAAATTGCTGCTGTCGGTAGACCTGGAGGACAGGGATAACAAGCTTGCCGAGCTGGAGGCGACGTTGAAGGCGCGCGACGAAAAGCTCGCCGAGGCCCAGCAGCAACAGGCGGAATTCCTGAAACAACAGCGTGCGCTTGACGATGAAAAGCGGGAGATGGCGCTGACCATCGAAAGGAAGATCCAGGAAGGATTGGACGCCGTTCGCGTGAAGGCGAGGTCCGAAGCCGAAGACGGCCTCAAAATGAAGGTTGCGGAAAAAGAAGAACAGATCGCCGGCATGCAGCGCCAGATCGAGGAGCTGAAGCGCCGTGCGGAACAGGGCTCCCAGCAGCTGCAGGGCGAGGTCCTCGAGCTGGAGCTGGAGTCCCTCATTGCCAGCCGGTTCCCGATGGACATCATTGAACCGGTTGCCAAGGGCGAGTTCGGCGGAGATGTCCTGCACCGCGTGGTCGGACCGGGAGGCCAGTCATGCGGCGCCATTTTGTGGGAGTCGAAACGCACCAAGAACTGGAGCCAGGGCTGGCTGGGCAAGCTCCGGTCGGATCAACGCGCGGCGAAAGCTGATATCGCGCTGATGATCTCGGAAGCGTTGCCTTTCGGCGTGGAAACCTTCGATCTTGTGGACGGAGTCTATGTCGCCCATCCCAAATGTGCGATCCCGATCGCCATCATGCTTCGACAAGCCCTGATCGAGCTGGCCAACTCCCGCCTCGCCCAGAACGGCCAGGCCACCAAAATGGAGCAGGTCTACGGCTACCTGACCGGTCCGCGGTTCCGCCACCGCGTCGAGGCGATCGTGGAGAAATTCTCGGATATGCAGGGGGACCTCGCCAAGGAACGCAAGGCCACAACACGCCTGTGGGCCAAGCGCGAGGCGCAGATCCAAGGGGTGATCGAGTCGACCGTCGGCATGTATGGTGACTTGCAGGGTATCGCCGGAAAAGTAATGCAGGAGATTGAGGGGCTGGATGTGCTGGCGATTGAAGCCTCTTCTCCCGAAACCGAATAG
- a CDS encoding DUF736 domain-containing protein — MATIGTFTSNGNSGFSGAIKTLNLNVKAKLIRVENPSDKGPHFRVYSGSVDLGAAWQKVSNEGRDYLSVKLDDPSFAAPIYATLIEVEGEEGLQLIWSRPNRD, encoded by the coding sequence ATGGCTACCATCGGCACTTTCACCTCAAACGGCAACTCCGGCTTCTCCGGAGCCATCAAGACCCTCAACCTCAACGTCAAGGCCAAGCTGATCCGCGTCGAGAACCCTTCCGACAAGGGCCCTCACTTCCGCGTCTACTCGGGTAGCGTCGATCTCGGAGCCGCCTGGCAGAAGGTCTCCAACGAGGGCCGCGACTATCTCTCGGTCAAGCTGGACGACCCGAGCTTCGCCGCTCCGATCTACGCCACCTTGATCGAGGTGGAAGGCGAGGAAGGCCTGCAGCTGATCTGGTCTCGCCCCAACCGGGACTGA